In a single window of the Rhodamnia argentea isolate NSW1041297 chromosome 2, ASM2092103v1, whole genome shotgun sequence genome:
- the LOC115754165 gene encoding disease resistance protein RPM1-like → MSSRFEDIRIKIQNFGDLEYLRAGNTASGEGRCYCLLSEDHLAHRVIEEDNIVGFDDHVERIRDQFLSGEPRLSTISILGAPGSGKTVLAKQQKRFVVVLDDIWRTQDWELIVNELQIGSSGSTVMVTSRNSDVGASCVGYPKYVHKLNGLPWKKALSLFCEKASRNCNGICPLELEDWSEKIIKKCEGLPLPVIAAGNLLSKKRQIPYGWKKLHDCLGANLPWQRLIRLCIAEGFVKEARNVTLEEIAEHFLNELVRRNLVHVTVREIDGWVRRCHVLNLVHEFIIAKAEEENFVGSASERSSSSQGRIRHLSAKTNIDTNVELGETLGHIRYDVKNYMTFDGAKGIEMLSGRGALSNQTRFRVLQHLYLKGQLQKLPKWVSSLQSLIKVGLKWSRLRINPLQTLQDLPNLMELNMVDAFKGANTGIRGEHVQEVEDTSD, encoded by the exons ATGTCTTCCAGGTTCGAAGATATTAGAattaaaatccaaaattttggaGATCTTGAATATCTACGTGCTGGAAATACTGCCTCTGGAGAAGGCAGGTGCTACTGCTTGTTGTCTGAAGATCATTTGGCCCATCGAGTTATTGAAGAAGATAATATCGTGGGTTTCGATGACCATGTTGAACGCATTCGTGATCAGTTTCTATCCGGAGAACCCAGGCTTTCCACAATTTCTATATTAGGCGCACCTGGTTCAGGTAAAACTGTTCTTGCTAAGCAG CAGAAACGGTTCGTTGTTGTTCTGGACGATATATGGAGAACACAAGATTGGGAACTGATCGTAAATGAATTACAGATTGGTTCCAGTGGAAGTACAGTAATGGTCACTTCTCGCAACAGCGATGTTGGCGCCTCTTGCGTCGGATACCCCAAATATGTCCACAAACTGAATGGTTTACCATGGAAGAAAGCATTAAGCCTATTCTGTGAGAAGGCTTCCCGTAACTGCAATGGGATTTGCCCCCTGGAGTTGGAGGATTGGTCCGAGAAAATAATTAAGAAGTGTGAAGGGCTTCCCTTACCAGTAATAGCAGCTGGCAACCTTCTATCAAAGAAGCGGCAAATTCCGTATGGATGGAAGAAATTGCACGACTGCCTCGGAGCCAATCTTCCT TGGCAAAGATTGATTCGCCTATGCATAGCTGAAGGGTTTGTGAAGGAAGCGAGGAATGTGACTCTGGAGGAAATCGCAGAGCACTTCCTTAATGAGCTCGTTCGGAGGAATCTGGTTCATGTGACAGTGAGGGAAATCGATGGATGGGTGAGAAGGTGCCATGTTCTGAATCTTGTTCATGAATTCATCATTGCCAAGGCTGAGGAAGAGAACTTTGTTGGATCTGCATCAGAAAGAAGCTCATCATCACAGGGAAGAATCCGGCACCTATCTGCTAAAACAAATATCGACACAAATGTTGAACTTGGCGAAACATTAGGTCACATTCG ATATGACGTGAAGAATTACATGACTTTTGATGGTGCAAAGGGCATCGAGATGCTCAGTGGAAGAGGGGCCTTATCAA ATCAAACCCGGTTTCGAGTTCTTCAACACCTTTACTTGAAAGGGCAACTGCAAAAGTTACCCAAGTGGGTTTCTTCACTGCAGAGTCTCATCAAAGTCGGCTTAAAGTGGTCGAGATTAAGGATCAACCCGCTCCAAACTCTTCAGGACTTGCCTAATCTGATGGAGCTCAATATGGTCGATGCTTTTAAGGGGGCAAACACTGGAATTCGAGGCGAACACGTTCAGGAAGTTGAAGATACTTCAGATTGA